In Romboutsia lituseburensis, a genomic segment contains:
- a CDS encoding spore germination protein — translation MKLSKSIDKNYNAISSRLEIKDSFDIIAREVYIGGRKSYLFFIDGLVKDDVTERILNTIMNISKDEMNQVKSIQSFMNQYIAHIEVDKESDIEKITTSVLVGPMAIVIDGYDECMLLDVRTYPARGTEEPPNEQTLKGPRDGFVETIVMNTALIRRRIRDEKLVFEMTNIGNKTKTDLSIGYIKGCADEKVINFIKKELEEINVRGLEMGQQSLVEALTKSKWYNPFPKIKTTQRPDVAAAHINEGKIAIIVDTSPNVIILPTSIFDFMQNADDYYQPIITGNYLRFTRNFTLLMTLILTPVYLLLLEYINILPQWIRFIEPDKGFAVPIIIQFVLLEIAVDALKLASLNTPGSLGMSLSVVGALILGDFAIKTGWFVPETILYMAIVSLGSFAQSSTELGFALKICRMLLLILTGIFGVWGFIVGIVITFLLIATNRTIEGQSYLYPLYPFDRIALMRQIFRTPIRSSKK, via the coding sequence ATGAAGTTATCTAAAAGTATTGATAAAAACTACAATGCAATTTCATCAAGGTTAGAGATAAAAGATAGCTTTGATATAATAGCAAGAGAGGTATATATAGGTGGAAGAAAGTCGTATTTGTTTTTTATAGATGGACTTGTAAAAGATGATGTAACAGAGCGAATATTAAATACCATAATGAATATATCAAAGGATGAAATGAATCAAGTCAAAAGTATACAATCATTTATGAATCAATATATAGCACATATAGAAGTGGATAAAGAAAGTGATATAGAAAAGATAACTACATCTGTCTTAGTAGGCCCTATGGCAATCGTAATAGATGGATATGATGAATGTATGCTACTTGATGTACGTACATATCCAGCTAGAGGGACTGAAGAACCTCCAAATGAACAAACTTTAAAAGGGCCTAGAGATGGTTTTGTGGAAACTATTGTAATGAATACAGCTCTAATTAGAAGAAGAATAAGAGATGAAAAATTAGTATTTGAAATGACTAATATTGGGAATAAAACTAAAACAGATCTATCTATAGGATATATTAAAGGTTGTGCAGATGAAAAAGTTATAAACTTTATTAAAAAAGAGCTCGAAGAGATAAATGTAAGAGGATTAGAAATGGGACAACAAAGTCTAGTTGAAGCATTAACTAAATCTAAATGGTATAATCCATTTCCTAAAATTAAAACAACTCAAAGGCCAGATGTAGCAGCAGCTCATATTAACGAAGGGAAAATAGCAATTATTGTAGATACTTCACCAAATGTAATAATTTTGCCAACAAGTATTTTTGATTTTATGCAAAATGCAGATGATTATTATCAACCAATAATAACAGGAAATTATTTAAGGTTTACAAGAAACTTTACTTTACTAATGACACTTATACTTACTCCTGTATACTTATTGTTATTAGAATATATAAATATACTACCTCAGTGGATTAGATTTATAGAACCAGATAAGGGGTTTGCAGTGCCTATCATTATACAATTTGTACTATTGGAAATAGCTGTTGATGCATTAAAACTAGCATCTTTAAATACGCCAGGTTCATTAGGTATGTCTTTATCAGTTGTTGGAGCCTTAATACTTGGGGATTTTGCTATAAAAACAGGATGGTTTGTTCCTGAAACTATATTATATATGGCAATAGTATCTCTAGGAAGTTTTGCACAATCAAGTACAGAACTAGGTTTTGCTCTTAAAATTTGTAGAATGTTACTTTTAATCCTTACGGGAATATTTGGAGTATGGGGATTCATTGTAGGTATTGTAATTACATTCTTACTTATAGCTACAAATAGAACAATAGAAGGTCAATCATATCTGTATCCTTTATACCCATTTGATAGAATAGCGCTTATGAGACAAATATTTAGAACTCCAATAAGATCAAGTAAAAAATAA
- a CDS encoding TIGR02206 family membrane protein: MKSFKYFFRGNIEHNNFIMFGRMHLFILFLMAIISIFILIRKIENRKIELFIGVILILQQIILYSWYFISDTDLFKEALPLYHCRVAIICIGLGLILNQKYIMKLGSYLGIFGSIAALLFPGLDPFVFPHVTQFSYFIGHLFLLWGSIYLLFVKNIGMTIVDFKNTIIFINVFHIMMAILNKYLGSNYAYISSSPINIGKSLNQIIYTVLVMMIFNLVLFLEYIFINKNIALQKKNKFGDVSLKIKIIE; encoded by the coding sequence ATGAAAAGTTTTAAATATTTTTTTAGAGGAAATATAGAACATAATAATTTTATTATGTTTGGGAGAATGCATCTTTTTATATTATTTTTAATGGCAATTATAAGTATTTTTATATTAATAAGGAAAATTGAAAATCGTAAAATAGAACTTTTTATAGGAGTAATATTAATTTTACAGCAAATTATTTTATATAGTTGGTACTTTATTAGTGATACAGACTTATTTAAGGAAGCTCTTCCATTATATCATTGTAGGGTAGCAATAATATGCATAGGTTTAGGTCTTATACTTAATCAAAAATATATAATGAAACTAGGATCATATTTAGGTATATTTGGATCAATAGCAGCCTTACTGTTTCCAGGGTTAGATCCATTTGTATTTCCTCATGTAACTCAATTTTCATATTTCATAGGACACTTGTTTTTATTATGGGGATCTATTTATTTATTATTTGTTAAGAATATTGGAATGACAATAGTAGATTTTAAGAATACAATCATATTTATAAATGTATTTCATATAATGATGGCTATTCTAAATAAATATTTAGGATCTAATTATGCATATATAAGTTCATCTCCAATAAATATTGGAAAAAGCTTAAACCAAATAATTTATACTGTATTAGTAATGATGATTTTTAATCTAGTATTATTTTTAGAGTATATTTTTATTAATAAAAATATAGCACTTCAAAAGAAGAATAAGTTTGGAGATGTTAGTTTGAAAATAAAGATAATAGAATAA
- a CDS encoding DMT family transporter — protein MKEKFEKYMMLFATIFWAGAFIAGKFSIAEFPVFSLVFFRFLIATIIIFIILIKTEENWKITKQDLKTFLVLGVVGMVGYHVFFFLSLKYTTATNSSLIGATNPIVTTILACIFLKDKITYKNILGILISLFGVILITTNGNMSVLFNMKFNIGDILMMVAVLCWATYGVLSKKVLEVYSPIKITSYAFLTCVIILIPLVILEKPWVYIPHTTFNGWMSVIYMAIFPSVGGYLIQQISIKKIGPTKTSLFINLVPVFSMVLAFCILGESISIIKIIAGILIICGICTNLMVKKTTKKEETN, from the coding sequence ATGAAAGAAAAATTTGAAAAGTACATGATGCTGTTTGCAACTATATTTTGGGCAGGCGCATTTATAGCAGGGAAATTTTCAATAGCAGAGTTTCCGGTATTTTCTTTAGTTTTTTTTAGATTTTTGATAGCAACAATAATTATTTTTATAATACTTATAAAAACAGAAGAAAACTGGAAAATTACTAAACAGGATTTGAAAACGTTTTTAGTTTTAGGGGTAGTAGGAATGGTAGGGTACCATGTATTCTTTTTCCTATCTTTAAAATATACTACTGCAACAAATTCATCATTAATAGGAGCTACAAACCCAATAGTAACAACTATATTAGCATGTATATTTTTGAAAGATAAAATAACTTATAAAAATATATTAGGAATTTTAATATCTTTATTTGGAGTAATTCTTATAACTACCAATGGAAATATGAGCGTATTATTCAATATGAAGTTTAATATAGGTGATATATTAATGATGGTAGCTGTATTATGCTGGGCAACTTATGGAGTTTTATCAAAGAAGGTACTTGAGGTTTACTCACCTATTAAAATAACTAGTTATGCATTTTTAACATGTGTGATAATTTTAATACCTCTAGTTATACTTGAAAAGCCTTGGGTATACATTCCACACACTACTTTTAATGGGTGGATGTCTGTAATTTATATGGCTATATTCCCTTCAGTAGGCGGATATTTAATACAACAAATATCTATAAAAAAAATTGGTCCAACAAAGACTTCATTATTTATTAATTTAGTACCTGTATTTTCTATGGTGCTAGCATTTTGTATACTAGGAGAATCTATATCGATTATAAAAATAATAGCAGGTATTCTGATAATATGTGGAATATGTACAAATCTTATGGTTAAGAAAACAACAAAAAAAGAAGAAACTAATTAA
- the murJ gene encoding murein biosynthesis integral membrane protein MurJ codes for MSKVAKAAVGLMAATLFAKMLGFGRELALASAYGASSTSDAFLVAMNIPAVIFTAVGTSLGTAFIPLYCEVKSKHGQKASIKFTNNVFNIVALICLFVSLIGAVFTEPIVKMFAVGFKGETLEQAIYFTRVIILGMAFLGMNYIMTAYLQVKENFIIPGLMPIPNNIFIIATIIISTKISPYLLPWGALIGIASQFFFQLPFAMKKGYKYRPHINLKDRYLKRMLWLVGPVLIGVAVNQVSTIVDRTIASTLVEGSISALNYANKLNQFVMGMFIVSISAVIYPMLSKLSTENNKEKFNESIRTASNTVILLVIPISVGAIILASPIVKLLFQRGEFDARATYMTSIALIFYSIGMIGFGLRDILGKVFYALQDTKTPMINGMLAMTLNIILNICFVNFTNMQLAGLALATSISAIVTIILLFISLRRKIGPFGGKNIAAVMIKALIGAGLMAVVTLFVYKFVASLLGAGFIQEAITLAVAVGCGAIVYAVSIIVLKVQEVNLIIDTVKAKLKLK; via the coding sequence ATGTCAAAAGTAGCAAAAGCCGCAGTCGGTCTTATGGCTGCAACCTTATTTGCAAAAATGTTAGGATTTGGTAGAGAACTAGCACTAGCTTCAGCTTATGGTGCATCTTCAACTAGTGATGCATTTTTAGTAGCTATGAATATACCAGCAGTAATATTTACAGCTGTAGGTACGTCTCTTGGAACTGCTTTTATCCCACTTTATTGTGAGGTAAAATCAAAACATGGACAAAAGGCATCAATTAAATTTACAAATAATGTATTTAATATAGTAGCATTAATTTGCTTATTTGTTTCATTAATTGGTGCAGTATTTACAGAGCCAATAGTAAAAATGTTTGCTGTTGGATTTAAAGGAGAAACACTTGAACAAGCTATATACTTTACTAGGGTAATAATTCTAGGAATGGCATTTTTAGGTATGAACTATATAATGACCGCTTACTTACAAGTTAAAGAAAACTTTATAATACCAGGATTGATGCCAATACCAAATAATATATTTATAATAGCAACAATAATTATAAGTACAAAAATAAGCCCTTACTTATTGCCTTGGGGAGCTCTTATAGGAATAGCATCTCAGTTTTTCTTCCAGCTTCCATTTGCAATGAAGAAGGGATATAAATATAGACCGCACATAAACTTAAAAGATAGATATTTAAAAAGAATGTTGTGGCTTGTGGGTCCAGTACTTATAGGAGTTGCGGTAAATCAGGTAAGTACTATAGTAGATAGAACAATAGCATCTACATTAGTTGAAGGTAGTATATCAGCTCTTAACTATGCAAACAAACTTAATCAATTTGTTATGGGTATGTTTATAGTTTCTATATCTGCTGTTATATATCCAATGTTATCTAAGTTATCTACTGAAAATAACAAAGAAAAGTTTAATGAATCAATCAGAACAGCATCAAATACTGTTATATTGTTAGTAATACCTATATCAGTAGGTGCTATAATACTTGCAAGTCCAATAGTTAAACTATTATTCCAAAGAGGAGAATTTGATGCAAGAGCAACATATATGACATCTATTGCTCTTATATTCTATTCAATAGGTATGATAGGATTCGGTCTTAGAGATATCCTAGGTAAGGTATTCTATGCATTACAGGATACTAAAACACCTATGATAAATGGTATGCTTGCAATGACATTAAATATAATACTTAATATTTGTTTCGTTAATTTTACTAATATGCAACTAGCAGGCTTAGCATTAGCGACAAGTATATCAGCTATAGTTACTATAATATTATTATTTATAAGTTTAAGAAGAAAAATTGGACCATTTGGTGGAAAAAATATTGCAGCAGTAATGATAAAAGCTTTAATAGGAGCAGGCCTTATGGCAGTTGTAACTTTATTTGTATATAAATTTGTAGCAAGTTTATTAGGAGCAGGATTTATACAAGAAGCTATTACTTTAGCTGTCGCAGTTGGGTGTGGAGCTATAGTATATGCTGTTAGTATAATAGTTCTTAAGGTACAAGAAGTAAATCTTATAATAGATACAGTTAAAGCTAAATTAAAATTAAAATAA
- a CDS encoding NAD(+)/NADH kinase, whose translation MERIITVNSNNMKKSLETKKILSEKLKSAGFCVSDRLENESELIISIGGDGSFLKTINDFNFPNIPVVVINTGHLGFFAELDPSEIDEFIQDYKSKKVFIQEVHPLKANICTKDSHITIEAINEVVIKSVCSRTLHLDLMVNENKIQKFSGDGMLISTSIGSTAYNYSAGGSIVDPSLDTLQLTPLAPMNTIAYRSFTSSIILPAHSTIRILPEYRFENSILVVVDGVEYKFNDIVNIDIIRSETKIKLLRRSNYEFWKRASEKFL comes from the coding sequence ATGGAAAGGATTATTACTGTAAATTCTAATAATATGAAAAAATCATTAGAAACTAAAAAAATCTTATCTGAAAAATTAAAAAGTGCAGGTTTTTGTGTTAGTGATAGATTAGAAAATGAATCAGAGTTAATAATATCTATAGGAGGAGATGGATCATTTTTAAAAACAATAAATGATTTTAATTTTCCTAATATACCTGTAGTAGTAATTAATACTGGACATTTAGGTTTTTTCGCAGAATTAGATCCATCAGAGATTGATGAATTTATACAAGACTATAAAAGTAAAAAAGTATTTATACAAGAAGTACACCCTTTAAAAGCTAATATTTGTACTAAAGATAGTCATATTACTATAGAAGCTATAAATGAAGTAGTAATAAAGAGTGTATGCTCTAGGACGTTACATTTAGATTTAATGGTTAATGAAAATAAAATACAAAAATTTAGTGGAGATGGAATGTTGATTTCAACGTCAATAGGTTCTACAGCGTATAATTATTCAGCTGGAGGTAGTATAGTAGATCCAAGTTTGGATACTTTGCAACTTACACCTTTAGCGCCTATGAACACTATTGCATATAGGTCATTTACATCAAGCATTATATTACCAGCTCACTCAACTATAAGGATCCTTCCAGAGTATAGATTTGAAAATTCTATACTAGTAGTTGTTGATGGTGTAGAATATAAGTTTAATGACATTGTAAACATAGATATAATCAGGTCTGAGACTAAAATAAAATTGCTTAGAAGATCTAATTATGAGTTTTGGAAACGAGCTTCTGAAAAATTTTTATAG
- a CDS encoding NupC/NupG family nucleoside CNT transporter, with product MTILINALGIVILLGALYLLSSSKKDINKKLIIKALLIQFVVAFLLVKFPLGRIALQKVSDVVTNVLSYGKEGLGFLFGPLADAGAPTGMIFAVQVLGNIIFISALVGALYYLGIIGFIVKIIGGAIGSVLGTSKVESFVAVANMFLGQTESPILVAKYLKDMSQSEIMLVLISGMGSMSATVLMGYAGMGIPMEYLLIGGALVPLGSIVVSKMILPEVVPSLADQDLEDDLEHAEAAASKEVKIDNKGDNANLIAAISQGANDGLNMALGIGASLIAIISLVALVNGLLGVFGISLEQILSYVFAPIGFLMGLPKQDILTASQLLGSKLVLNEFIAFGKLGPMLSGLSYRSGLMMAISLCGFANISSMGICISGISVFCPEKRNVLAKLAFKGMLGGFLVSVLSSLVVGLIIAI from the coding sequence ATGACAATATTAATAAATGCATTAGGTATAGTTATTTTATTAGGTGCATTATATCTTTTATCATCTAGTAAAAAAGACATTAATAAAAAATTAATAATAAAAGCATTATTAATTCAATTTGTAGTGGCATTTTTATTAGTAAAGTTTCCATTAGGAAGAATAGCTTTACAAAAAGTATCAGATGTTGTAACTAATGTATTAAGTTATGGAAAAGAAGGTTTAGGATTCTTATTTGGGCCTTTAGCTGATGCAGGAGCACCAACAGGAATGATATTTGCTGTTCAAGTTTTAGGGAATATAATATTTATATCTGCATTAGTAGGAGCACTTTATTATCTTGGAATTATAGGATTTATAGTTAAGATAATAGGTGGAGCTATAGGAAGTGTTCTTGGAACTAGTAAAGTAGAAAGTTTTGTTGCAGTTGCAAACATGTTCTTAGGACAAACAGAATCACCAATACTTGTAGCAAAGTACTTAAAGGATATGAGTCAAAGTGAAATAATGTTAGTGTTAATATCTGGAATGGGTAGTATGTCAGCTACTGTTTTAATGGGATACGCTGGAATGGGTATACCAATGGAGTATTTATTAATAGGTGGAGCATTAGTTCCGTTAGGTAGTATAGTTGTATCAAAGATGATACTTCCTGAAGTTGTACCTTCATTGGCAGATCAAGATTTAGAAGATGATTTAGAACATGCAGAAGCAGCAGCATCTAAAGAAGTAAAAATAGACAATAAAGGTGATAATGCAAACCTTATAGCGGCTATATCTCAAGGGGCTAACGATGGTCTTAATATGGCGCTTGGAATAGGTGCATCACTTATAGCTATAATATCTTTAGTTGCTTTAGTTAATGGTTTATTAGGTGTGTTTGGAATATCATTAGAACAAATATTATCGTATGTATTTGCTCCAATAGGATTCTTAATGGGATTACCAAAGCAAGATATTTTAACAGCTTCTCAATTACTTGGAAGTAAATTAGTATTAAATGAATTCATAGCATTTGGTAAGTTAGGTCCAATGCTAAGTGGATTAAGTTACAGAAGTGGTCTTATGATGGCTATATCTCTTTGTGGATTTGCAAATATATCTAGTATGGGTATATGTATATCAGGGATATCAGTATTTTGTCCAGAAAAAAGAAATGTGTTAGCTAAGTTAGCATTCAAAGGAATGTTAGGAGGATTTTTAGTAAGTGTACTAAGTTCTCTAGTTGTAGGGTTAATAATAGCTATATAA
- a CDS encoding MATE family efflux transporter, whose translation MEQRINLTDGKITEKLIKLSLPIMGTSFIQMAYNMIDMIWVGKVGSNAVAAVGTAGFYPWLAMAFIMISKIGGEVKVAQSIGENDLDKTKLYIKSSIEINIILSVFYTVFLIAFNKYLIGFFKLGDVEVISMSRKYLYIISIGMIFYFINPVFTAIFNGMGNSKTPFKINTVGLITNIILDPILILGWFGFPKLGVTGAAVATVIAQAVVSVLFIYIIKQNKDGYFKIKVFRNIQFKYYRILYRLGIPVAIQSGMFTLFSMLLGVIVASFGPVAVAVQKVGSQIESISWMTADGLAVALSGFVGQNYGAKKYDRINKGCKVTFIIAILLGILNTLILVFLGKYIFTVFIQEYKAIYEGTIYLKILGYSQLFMCIEIITIGAFKGLGRTYIPSIISIIFTGARVPLAYILSKPEILGLNGVWWSVTISSVFKGILLISIFIFLLKLGKLYNIKKDNKLENNKLIKE comes from the coding sequence ATGGAACAGAGAATTAACTTAACTGATGGTAAAATAACAGAAAAATTAATTAAGCTATCATTACCTATAATGGGAACTTCATTTATTCAGATGGCTTACAATATGATAGATATGATATGGGTTGGAAAAGTTGGAAGTAATGCAGTTGCTGCTGTTGGAACTGCTGGATTTTATCCATGGCTTGCTATGGCTTTTATAATGATATCTAAAATTGGTGGAGAAGTAAAGGTAGCTCAGAGCATTGGTGAAAATGATTTAGATAAAACAAAATTATATATTAAATCATCTATTGAAATAAATATTATATTATCTGTTTTTTATACTGTATTTTTAATTGCCTTTAATAAATATTTAATTGGATTTTTTAAACTAGGAGATGTAGAAGTAATAAGTATGTCAAGAAAATATCTATATATAATATCCATAGGTATGATATTCTACTTTATAAATCCGGTTTTTACGGCTATATTTAATGGTATGGGGAATAGTAAGACTCCATTTAAAATAAATACAGTTGGTTTAATTACAAACATTATACTAGATCCGATACTTATCTTAGGGTGGTTTGGTTTCCCTAAATTAGGAGTAACTGGAGCTGCTGTAGCAACTGTAATAGCGCAAGCTGTTGTATCAGTTTTATTTATATATATAATAAAGCAAAATAAGGATGGCTACTTTAAAATAAAAGTATTTAGAAATATACAATTTAAGTATTACAGAATATTATACAGATTAGGGATACCTGTTGCTATTCAAAGTGGAATGTTTACATTATTTTCTATGTTACTAGGTGTTATCGTTGCATCTTTTGGTCCAGTTGCAGTAGCTGTTCAAAAGGTAGGTTCACAAATTGAATCTATATCTTGGATGACAGCTGATGGATTAGCAGTAGCTCTATCTGGATTTGTAGGTCAAAATTATGGAGCTAAAAAATACGATAGAATAAACAAAGGGTGTAAAGTAACATTTATAATAGCTATATTATTAGGTATCTTAAATACACTTATATTAGTATTTTTAGGTAAATATATTTTCACAGTATTTATCCAAGAGTATAAAGCAATATATGAAGGAACTATATACCTAAAAATATTAGGGTATTCTCAACTATTTATGTGTATAGAAATAATAACTATTGGAGCATTCAAGGGCCTTGGAAGAACATATATACCATCGATTATAAGCATTATTTTTACAGGTGCTAGAGTTCCATTAGCGTATATTTTATCTAAACCTGAAATACTAGGACTAAATGGAGTATGGTGGAGTGTAACAATAAGTAGTGTATTTAAAGGAATATTACTTATAAGTATATTTATATTTTTATTAAAATTAGGTAAATTATATAATATAAAAAAAGATAATAAATTAGAAAATAATAAACTTATAAAGGAATGA
- a CDS encoding DMT family transporter codes for MDNIRSNISDRTKGIICIIISAFGFAMMSAFVKLSGDLPTFQKTFFRNLVSCIVAFIMVVKANESFFGKKENRKILTLRATFGTLGIILNFYAIDKLVLSDANMLNKLSPFFVIIFCSLFLKEKIKTNQIIAVSIAFLGALFIIKPELNMQVIPALIGVSGAICAAIAYTCLRVLGSREKGATIVFYFSLFSLIVIFPFMVISYKSMTLLQFVYLMLAGTFATLGQFGITWAYKYAPAKEISIFDYSNIIFSAIISIALFGVFPDKYSILGYIIIFSASLYMFMYNKKLDKIKDN; via the coding sequence ATGGACAATATAAGAAGTAATATAAGTGACAGAACAAAAGGTATAATTTGTATTATAATATCTGCATTTGGATTTGCTATGATGTCTGCTTTTGTTAAGCTATCTGGAGATTTACCTACTTTCCAAAAAACTTTTTTTAGAAATTTAGTATCATGTATAGTAGCATTTATAATGGTTGTTAAAGCAAATGAAAGTTTTTTTGGAAAAAAAGAAAATAGAAAGATTTTAACTTTAAGAGCGACATTTGGTACATTAGGAATAATACTTAATTTTTATGCTATAGATAAATTGGTTTTATCTGATGCTAATATGTTGAATAAATTAAGTCCTTTCTTTGTTATAATTTTTTGTTCATTATTTTTAAAAGAAAAAATAAAGACAAATCAAATAATAGCTGTAAGTATTGCATTTTTAGGAGCATTATTTATAATAAAGCCAGAACTTAATATGCAAGTTATACCTGCATTAATAGGTGTAAGCGGTGCTATATGCGCAGCTATTGCATATACATGTTTAAGAGTTTTAGGAAGTAGAGAAAAAGGTGCTACTATAGTGTTTTATTTCTCATTATTTTCATTGATTGTAATATTTCCATTTATGGTTATATCATATAAGTCAATGACTTTACTACAGTTTGTTTATTTAATGCTAGCGGGGACATTTGCAACACTAGGACAATTTGGTATAACATGGGCATATAAATATGCACCAGCTAAAGAAATATCTATATTTGATTACTCAAATATAATATTTTCTGCCATTATAAGTATTGCATTATTTGGAGTATTCCCAGATAAATATAGTATATTAGGATATATTATAATATTTTCAGCTTCTTTATATATGTTTATGTATAATAAGAAATTAGATAAAATTAAAGATAATTAA
- a CDS encoding M42 family metallopeptidase: MDINLEMLKTLTEADGTCGNEKEVRKIMKEYIKDYVDEIYTDKLGSLIAKKSFDKNFPKIMVAGHMDEIGFMVTGIDENGFLSFQPLGGWSTNVMGSQRVTVTTSRGRKIIGVINSKPFFTLPIEQRSKLPDMKDMYIDIGVNCKGEAELLGIMPGDMVTPYFEFNAMANPNYLLAKAWDNRVGCAIAIDVMKNLKDEKLPNELYSVGTVQEEVGCRGSKTASYMVNPDIGFSIDVGVSSDTPGVNKREVAGELGKGPLINIYDGSMVGHSDLRNFVIKVAHELNIPYQFSYIPFGGTDAGSMHINLDGAPCLYLGIATRYVHSHAGIIHKDDYINVVRLLTEVIKRLDENRVKKIIEGE, encoded by the coding sequence ATGGATATTAATTTAGAAATGCTTAAAACGTTAACAGAAGCAGATGGAACTTGTGGAAATGAAAAAGAAGTAAGAAAAATAATGAAAGAATATATAAAGGATTACGTAGACGAGATATATACAGATAAATTAGGAAGTTTAATAGCTAAAAAATCATTTGATAAAAATTTTCCAAAGATAATGGTAGCAGGTCACATGGATGAAATTGGTTTTATGGTTACAGGAATAGATGAAAATGGTTTTTTATCATTTCAACCTCTAGGAGGGTGGAGCACTAATGTAATGGGATCACAAAGAGTTACGGTAACTACATCAAGAGGGAGAAAAATAATTGGAGTAATTAATTCAAAACCTTTTTTTACACTTCCTATAGAACAAAGAAGCAAATTGCCTGATATGAAAGATATGTACATAGATATAGGTGTTAATTGTAAAGGTGAAGCTGAGTTATTAGGTATAATGCCAGGAGACATGGTAACCCCATATTTTGAATTTAATGCTATGGCAAATCCTAATTATTTACTTGCAAAAGCTTGGGACAATAGAGTTGGATGTGCTATAGCTATTGATGTTATGAAAAATTTAAAAGATGAAAAACTTCCAAATGAACTCTATAGTGTAGGAACTGTTCAAGAAGAAGTTGGATGTAGAGGTTCAAAAACCGCATCTTATATGGTAAATCCAGATATAGGATTTTCTATTGATGTAGGTGTTTCATCAGATACACCTGGAGTTAATAAAAGAGAAGTTGCTGGAGAATTAGGAAAAGGCCCACTAATAAATATATACGATGGTTCTATGGTTGGACATAGTGATTTAAGAAACTTTGTAATTAAAGTTGCGCATGAATTGAATATTCCATATCAATTTTCATATATACCTTTTGGAGGAACTGATGCTGGTTCTATGCACATAAATTTAGATGGTGCACCTTGTTTATATTTAGGTATAGCTACTAGGTATGTACACTCACATGCTGGAATAATTCATAAAGATGATTATATTAATGTAGTTAGACTTTTAACAGAAGTAATAAAAAGATTAGATGAGAATAGGGTAAAAAAAATTATTGAAGGTGAGTAA